Below is a window of Dictyostelium discoideum AX4 chromosome 1 chromosome, whole genome shotgun sequence DNA.
GTTACCTAAAGtcaaagattttaaatcacaatctaaaaataaatcatcatcCATTTCTTGATTAAAGAAACTATCACCATCTACACCAAAATCAAGAATTTGGACAGTGGATGGTATAGATCCAGGAATTAATCGTTGAttgaatgtttttttaaatattaattcaacaGTTCCATCTGGAACTATTCCAGGTCCAAATGGttctttattatcattatcttcaaAAGTAAATGTTTTACCCTCAATTTTAATTCCTTTCTTCTTTTGGGTTATATCCATCCATCTTTTATGACCtctttgaattaaataaagcaTATTTCCTTTACTTTTAAATaactataaattaataaattaatattaaaattaatgaaaaaaaaataaaaaaaaagattaatcttttaaaatattcgTTAAACATACAGATAAAAATGGATGATCAATCAAAGTTATTGAATCAAATCTTAAAACTTCTTCttcaaaaaaacatttttgaataaaattttgtaaaaatttagaaGCATGTGGTGGAATTTTTGGTATCCAAATATTTggtttgttattattattattaaaacttgcACCATCAATTTGGATTTCAGTTTCTTCCAATTCCCCACCTAGCATTTTAATTACAAGGCAACCAAATATCCAGATATCAGATTTTCTACCACATTGGCCACCCAATTTAATTTCTGGTGGAATATAACCAATACTACCACATTGTGTATAACATTTTGAACCATCGTTAGATGGTGAAAAACTAAAAGAGAGGCCAAAATCAATTAGTTTCCATTTATTAGATTCTTTATCAAACATGAcattttccaattttaaatctcTATGAATAACTCCAATTTCATGAATTGATgctaatgattttattaaatcttcaATTATTTCACTTAATTCTTTCTCTGGAATCggatgattttttaaaacatattCTTCTAAAGTATATCCATTAATATAttcaataaatatatatgtaGTATGTTTATTACAACACCAACCATAACATTTTACTATACtatcaatatttttcaatttttctaAAACTTGACCTTCTTTCCAAACATTTTTATcctttttatttcaaaaaaaaaaaaaaaaaaaaaaaaaaaaaaaaaaaaaaaaattaattccattattttaaaaaattaaaattaaatataaataattattaaaaatttaccttatttataataatttttaaaatacaagttttaaaagaatttccatttaaaacaatattgtttttattatttactttaaaaacatttgattttaatgtcTCTACAATTTCCCAATCTTCttctttatatatatatgaattcatttttttttaaaaaaaaacaatttatattaataattaatctttatattattattatttataactattatttatttctattatatttttaaatttgaggtataatttattttaatttattttaatttattcaattttttttttttttttcttaattataattttttttttttttaaatatttgtatatttttaagttgaaataaataagttGTTAAGATACTATAATTAGCTAAACACAAATACAACCACAgtgataaaaaaagaaaatcaatatttatttaattattttttaatttttttttttttttctaatttctaTCATTCCATTGGGGGATTGTTATTTTTAGCTGATAAACAaaacttattattattatcgcacatcaattatatttaaaatattaaaaatattaaatttaaataatatttgtgTGATTGTGTGGTGTGTttccatttatttttttttttttttattattttttttttttttcgaattaaaaaaataaataaaaaaaaaagaattatatatttacgggtttaaatcaaatagaaactaaatttttatttttttatatttattttctaaaaagatttaatattgatgTACATTAATGTAATTAtacaagtttttttttttttttttttttttttaaaaaaaaaaaataaaataataattaaatttaattacaacCACATGAATAACTTCTGGTTGCACTGAGATTGATATCAATATCAATGTTTACATTGACATCGACAATTGCAAGTAAACCAGCACCTGGATAACCAtaactaccaccaccacatgAACCACAtgcaattgaatttgaacccATTGATAAACCAGAAGCATTCTTTGATGATACACTTGATTTAGATGAAGTGTTCAttggttttgaaattgaGGTTAAGGcagctaaaaaaaaaaaaaaaaaattgattaatattaaattaaaataaaatatataataattttcataaACAGTATTTACATAATAAAGACATTGTAAATTGTTAGATgaatgatttttaaattgattgattaaaaaaaaaaataaaaaagctatttataatttttttttttaattaaaaaatttattttttttttttttttttttttttttttttttaaatctttttttttttacctaaagataattcatttaaatcttttaaatctatAATTTCGAATTATGCAatttaacttttaaaaagataattataTAGATTTAATAgataaattgtaaaaaaaaaggttaattaaaaaatgattttgatattattttcttttttgtaaaaaaaaaaaaaaaaaaaaaaaaaaaaaaaaaaaaaaaaaaaaaaaaaaaaaaaaaaaaaaaaaaaaaaatttaaaaaaagatgagtttcaaaagaaataaagaaaattttaatttaaaataatttaaagaattttttattttttattttaatatttttacaacaattgtaattttttatgattttaaaattataaattaattacaaCCACATGAATAACTTCTGGTTGCACTGAGATTGATATCAATATCAATGTTTACATTGAGATCAACAATTGCGAGTAAACCAGCACCTGGATAACCATAACTACCACCACATGAACCACAtgcaattgaatttgaacccATTGATAAACCAGAGACATTCTTTGATGATACACTTGATTTAGATGAAGTGTTCAttggttttgaaattgaGGTCAAGGcagctaaaaaaaaaaaaaaaaaaaaaaaaaaaaaaaaaaaaaaaaatagtttaataatttaaaatttttatattaattaaactttttttttttaaaaaaaaagaatatttacATAATAACGACATTGTTGGAATaagtttttttgattttgaaatgaatgatataaaaaaaaaaaaaaaaaaattatttatactttttttttttttttaaattaattaaatagtaataaaaaaaaaaaaagaaatttttatttaattacattaacgaatttaattaaatttaattctatgTAGAATCTGATAAATCTTGATCAGATTTCTTAtgtatttattcatttttttttttttttgtgtttttttttttttgtgttttttttttttttttttttttttaaaaataaaataatgcaTGCAggtagtatttttttttttttacaaataaattaatatattaacaaatactattttttgaaaatcaataaaGTTTggttttaactttttttaggttgttataaattatttttatttttttttttgtggattattataaaaaaaaaaaaacttatttattttattcgaTCAGTggtttgaaataaaatatatattttaacaGTACCTCTAATACATACTTTCaccaaaataatcaattaatcttttaagggataaaagttttttattttcaacagTTTTTAAATTCTACTTTTAAGAAAGTAATCAAGATTTAAtagattaaaaattaaaaattaaaattaaatcgttaacaattattaatatttttaaatgttgtttaattaaaaaagaaaactataaattaaaatacaattttttttttataaatcattcaattttaaatcaaattaattttaaaacaccaaaaaaaaaaaaatgtctttattatgtaaatattaaaaaaaaaaaaaaaattatgtaaactattaaaatttaaaactaaattttaatttttttttttaaaaatatattagcTGCCTTAACCtcaatttcaaaaccaaTGAACACTTCATCTAAATCAAGTGTATCATCAAAGAATGCCTCTGGTTTATCAATgggttcaaattcaattgcaTGTGGTTcatgtggtggtggtagttaTGGTTATCCAGGTGCTGGTTTACTAGCAATTGTTGATCTCAATGTAAACATTGATATTGATATCAATCTCAGTGCAACCAGAAGTTATTCATGTGgttgtaattaaattttttaagtgTAAAATACTGTaccattataataatttattgtaaaaataaaataaagtaatctgtattatttttaaatttaaagctagcctaaaatttaattttgactttatttttttattattatttttatttaaatttttaccagcaacccaattttttttttttttcctttaagcaagatttttttttttaaaggaaaccattttttttttttttaaaggaaACCAATTTTTCTCCGCTGCTAGGGCAGCACACTGATACTAGCATATCACTGCTGCAGCTTGCATGCTGTCAGTCGCCTGACTTCTTTCACTTGCATCTGCTTGCTCACTCTTCAGTTTaacaagattttttttttttgtgattgccagataattcaatttaatttttatttttaattttttttaatttttttatttcaatatttcTTAGTGgccaagatttttttttttttgaaattgtaattttttttttttttattttttttttttttcctagtGTTTTTATcttatatcattttttttttttttttaacaatacaTTCACATTAAACAatgaaagaaataaatagtagtaagaatgaaattttattttggaaagtttttaaaaataaattattatttaataatattttcgaTGTTATGGTAAAAATaccaataaaatataatgattATACAAAGATTCATTCATTTAAtagaataaaatttaaatatattatttcattaaaatttatgaTCGAAAAGAATCtctataaattattaaaatgtaaATTAGATAATAAAGAGTCAATAATTGTTGAAGAGGATTCAATGATTtcgatatttaaaaaaaaacaaaatattgaagatgaaaaaaaaaatgaaaaattattattattaattttaaaaaatagagaaacattaaaattagataatagttttgattttatacaaaaagcaatatttgaatcaaatgaaaaagttttaaatcttttattaaattatccaaatgaaatttcaacaaATCAACTACATCAAAAAcctcttttaataattaaagattCACACATTCAAAGTATAATTGGAAATTCAAATGTTTCAATgttaaaaactttattaaattcatcactatttaaaaatcagcaacaacaacaattggaacaatttcatcaattagtaccttcaaatgaattaaaaaataaaattatttctattacaattaataatagttatcGTTGCAATGAAGAGTTATTAGAATTTATTTTAGATAATCCAACACTTTataataccaccaccaccaccaccaccaatatcACAAAACCAGATGGTGATATAAATGtttcaaaaattgaaattaataaattctttgaaattgaatcatttgaaattaaaaagaggttattcaatttaaagtttttagaaattgaatttaacattgaaatatttaaaaaaaaagtgaattcAATCACTAAAGAttcttcaatattaaaagaaaagattgaaaacattttaaaaatagttaataataataaagaaaattccCATGATCAAGATTAtggtaatgaatttaaaagtcttttaaaattatattctcCATATTCAAATGATGTTTATAAACAAtacattttaaattataaagagATAATCGATGATGATcatgatgatgttgaatatttacaatttatagatattaataaaaagattgaaaCAGAGCTATTATATTCACTCAATACTTttaatttagaattattaaaaaaagtaattgaaaaaaatgaaaaacaacaaaaacaacaacaacaaaaacaagtGTTTCAagagatttttaaaaaatatgttCCAATTGATATTTATAGAGAAAATGAAACAGTTTTATCTCAAGTAgagattatttttaataataattcaaaagaatCCATTTTagaattcattaaatattattcatCAAAAGATGTATATGAATTAATTGGTAACTTATATTGTgatcatattattattatgttttgttttctttattCATCAGATACTAAAGATCAatatttagaatttttaaattcaattaatcaatattgttgttcatcatcatcttcatcgtcattgtcatcatcaattgattcagAACCAAATGAAAACGGTGCTAATGAAAATGGTGCAGATGGAAATGGTGGTGCAGATGAAAATGGAGCTGATGAAAATGGTGGTGCAGacgaaaaaaaagataaatatttacatattcaatcaattaaatgttATTTTCCACTAGAATggaattcatttttaaagaatattaaATCATATTATCCATTTACTAAAGATAGTAAAGTACCATCAGTTACAATGAGTATTGATGATAAAGAAACAATTGATTGGTTATTTAATACATGTGGTCattcaacattttcaaagataattgttaatt
It encodes the following:
- a CDS encoding hssA/2C/7E family protein codes for the protein MSLLSALTSISKPMNTSSKSSVSSKNASGLSMGSNSIACGSCGGGSYGYPGAGLLAIVDVNVNIDIDINLSATRSYSCGCN
- a CDS encoding hssA/2C/7E family protein — protein: MSLLSALTSISKPMNTSSKSSVSSKNASGLSMGSNSIACGSCGGGSYGYPGAGLLAIVDLNVNIDIDINLSATRSYSCGCN
- a CDS encoding hssA/2C/7E family protein; this translates as MSLLSALTSISKPMNTSSKSSVSSKNVSGLSMGSNSIACGSCGGSYGYPGAGLLAIVDLNVNIDIDINLSATRSYSCGCN
- the fnkB gene encoding FNIP repeat-containing protein, producing MNSYIYKEEDWEIVETLKSNVFKVNNKNNIVLNGNSFKTCILKIIINKDKNVWKEGQVLEKLKNIDSIVKCYGWCCNKHTTYIFIEYINGYTLEEYVLKNHPIPEKELSEIIEDLIKSLASIHEIGVIHRDLKLENVMFDKESNKWKLIDFGLSFSFSPSNDGSKCYTQCGSIGYIPPEIKLGGQCGRKSDIWIFGCLVIKMLGGELEETEIQIDGASFNNNNNKPNIWIPKIPPHASKFLQNFIQKCFFEEEVLRFDSITLIDHPFLSLFKSKGNMLYLIQRGHKRWMDITQKKKGIKIEGKTFTFEDNDNKEPFGPGIVPDGTVELIFKKTFNQRLIPGSIPSTVQILDFGVDGDSFFNQEMDDDLFLDCDLKSLTLGNAFTHTLPYFGSLCYLSLGRNRNALQNLPPTLETLKYYGEVQTDLNIKSIPHVKNLLIPFNNHSIIIDTIPPTVKYLAWGKLKDLEAIETLKNLPPSVNDLTFSCPPDVFDKIQRKHIPDSISIIIINQHVIELKNSDNSETYLKDNIVC